From Methylopila sp. M107, a single genomic window includes:
- a CDS encoding AEC family transporter: protein MIAAFEALLPSFLLIALGFALARTETFAPPMWEGIERLNYYVLFPTILFLTMLWADLSNAPVIPLGGAMVLAILVVAGLMVATRAFWIRTSGGGGPSFSSHFQGAVRWQTSVALAMSSDLYGVEGLAVAAIGVATMIPLLNALCVIALVTNGEGERPSVVQIILEIVRNPLILSVAAGAALNVLGVSLYAPLTTTLDLLGKGALGVGVLCVGAGLSLRSLTPRIDLAAISAVKLLVMPALMIGFAKLFGVSGPALAVVAISSAVPTAANAYVLARRLGGDAPLMSAIITVQTIVAMATLPLVLWLSGAV from the coding sequence ATGATCGCGGCCTTCGAGGCGCTGCTGCCGTCCTTCCTGCTCATCGCGCTCGGTTTCGCGCTCGCGCGCACAGAAACCTTCGCGCCGCCGATGTGGGAGGGGATCGAACGGCTGAACTACTACGTGCTGTTCCCGACGATCCTGTTCCTGACGATGCTGTGGGCGGACCTGTCCAATGCGCCCGTCATCCCGCTCGGCGGCGCGATGGTGCTGGCGATCCTGGTCGTGGCCGGACTGATGGTCGCGACCCGCGCGTTCTGGATCAGGACGTCGGGCGGCGGCGGGCCGTCCTTCAGTTCACATTTTCAGGGCGCGGTGCGCTGGCAGACCTCCGTCGCGCTCGCGATGTCGTCGGACCTCTACGGCGTCGAGGGGCTGGCGGTCGCGGCGATCGGCGTCGCGACCATGATCCCGCTGCTCAACGCGCTCTGCGTGATCGCGCTCGTCACCAATGGCGAGGGCGAGCGGCCGAGCGTCGTCCAGATCATTCTGGAGATCGTCCGCAACCCGCTCATCCTGTCGGTCGCAGCGGGCGCCGCGCTGAACGTGCTCGGCGTCAGCCTCTACGCGCCCCTCACGACGACGCTCGATCTTCTCGGCAAAGGCGCGCTCGGCGTCGGCGTGCTGTGCGTCGGCGCGGGACTCAGCCTGCGGTCGCTCACGCCGCGGATCGACCTCGCGGCGATCTCGGCCGTGAAGCTGCTGGTGATGCCCGCGCTCATGATCGGGTTCGCCAAACTGTTCGGCGTCAGCGGTCCGGCGCTCGCTGTGGTGGCGATCTCGAGCGCGGTGCCGACCGCCGCCAACGCATACGTCCTGGCGCGCCGCCTCGGGGGCGACGCGCCATTGATGTCGGCCATCATCACGGTGCAGACGATCGTCGCCATGGCGACCCTGCCGCTCGTGCTGTGGCTGTCTGGAGCGGTCTAG
- a CDS encoding metal-dependent hydrolase translates to MRITWYGHSAFKLAFGSSVVLIDPFLENGTFDGDKAKAVEGATHILLTHGHFDHVGETVEIAKKTGATVVGDFDLVQWLNAQGVEKIEPMNTGGSIKLDGFKITMTQALHSSGKLLDNGLSIYLGDPHGLIVAPDGEDEPVVYAMGDTGIFGDMKLINELYAPNIGLVPIGDRFTMGAKTAAYACRHFFDFDLVVPCHYGTFPIIDPSADRFVELLESLRGTTVKVPTIGEEFEAES, encoded by the coding sequence ATGCGCATCACCTGGTACGGCCATTCGGCCTTCAAGCTCGCATTCGGCTCTTCGGTCGTTCTGATCGATCCGTTCCTGGAGAACGGGACCTTCGACGGCGACAAGGCGAAGGCCGTCGAGGGCGCGACCCACATCCTGCTGACGCACGGCCATTTCGACCATGTCGGCGAGACCGTCGAGATCGCCAAGAAGACCGGCGCGACCGTCGTCGGCGACTTCGACCTCGTGCAGTGGCTGAACGCGCAAGGCGTCGAGAAGATCGAGCCGATGAACACCGGCGGCTCGATCAAGCTCGACGGCTTCAAGATCACCATGACGCAGGCGCTGCACTCGTCGGGAAAGCTGCTCGACAACGGCCTGTCGATCTATCTCGGCGATCCGCACGGCCTAATCGTCGCCCCGGACGGCGAGGACGAGCCGGTGGTCTACGCCATGGGCGACACCGGCATCTTCGGCGACATGAAGCTCATCAACGAGCTCTACGCCCCGAACATCGGACTCGTGCCAATCGGCGACCGCTTCACGATGGGGGCCAAAACCGCGGCCTACGCCTGCCGGCACTTCTTCGATTTCGACCTCGTCGTGCCCTGCCACTACGGCACGTTCCCGATCATCGACCCGTCCGCCGACCGCTTCGTCGAGTTGCTGGAGTCGCTGCGCGGAACGACCGTCAAGGTGCCGACGATCGGCGAGGAGTTCGAAGCCGAGAGCTGA
- the ruvX gene encoding Holliday junction resolvase RuvX, which translates to MAAIHPAFEDFVAALPPIGSLIGLDLGSKTIGLAISDPARMVASPIETVMRKKFTPDATRMLEVAASRKCVGILLGLPVNMDGSEGPRVQSTRAFARSLAGITDLPIGFWDERLSTAAVERMLISFDASRKRRDEVVDKLAAAYILQGALDRLAAMRRAAQSALDT; encoded by the coding sequence ATGGCGGCCATCCACCCAGCTTTCGAGGACTTCGTCGCGGCGCTGCCGCCGATCGGCTCGCTGATCGGGCTCGACCTCGGCAGCAAGACCATCGGGCTCGCGATCTCGGACCCCGCCCGCATGGTCGCCTCGCCGATCGAAACCGTCATGCGCAAGAAGTTCACGCCTGACGCGACCCGGATGCTCGAGGTCGCGGCGAGCCGCAAATGCGTCGGGATTCTCCTCGGGCTCCCTGTCAACATGGACGGCTCGGAAGGACCGCGCGTCCAGTCGACCCGCGCCTTCGCGCGCAGCCTCGCCGGGATCACGGACCTGCCTATCGGGTTCTGGGACGAGCGGCTGTCGACGGCGGCGGTCGAGCGGATGCTGATCTCGTTCGACGCCAGCCGGAAGCGGCGGGATGAGGTCGTGGACAAGCTTGCCGCCGCCTACATTCTGCAGGGAGCGCTCGACCGTCTGGCCGCTATGCGCCGCGCCGCCCAGAGCGCGCTCGACACATGA
- a CDS encoding aspartate carbamoyltransferase catalytic subunit yields MTPEPSHPFAFPHRHLLGIAGLSPSDIEGLLAAAEKDVALSRQVEKKRASLRGRTQINLFFEASTRTQSSFEIAGKRLGADVMNMSVASSSLKKGETVLDTAATLNAMRPDIIVVRHHAAGAVALLAQKVDCSVVNAGDGAHEHPTQALLDALTIKRAKGRIEGLKVAICGDVLHSRVARSNIILLNALGAQVRVVAPSTLLPAGVDRLGVTPYRSMREGLEGVDVVMMLRLQLERMNGSYVPSVKEYFARFGLDAAKLAYAKPDAVVLHPGPMNRGVEIASEVADGPRSLIRDQVEMGVAVRMAVLEALAGHLPNA; encoded by the coding sequence ATGACCCCTGAGCCGAGCCACCCGTTCGCGTTCCCCCACCGGCACCTGCTGGGGATCGCAGGGCTTTCGCCGTCCGACATCGAGGGACTGCTGGCAGCCGCCGAAAAAGACGTGGCGCTCTCCCGCCAGGTCGAGAAGAAGCGCGCCTCCTTGCGCGGCCGCACCCAGATCAACCTGTTCTTCGAGGCCTCGACCCGCACCCAGTCGTCCTTCGAGATCGCGGGAAAGCGGCTCGGCGCCGACGTCATGAACATGTCGGTCGCCTCCTCCTCGCTGAAGAAGGGCGAGACGGTGCTCGACACCGCCGCGACCCTGAACGCCATGCGCCCCGACATCATCGTGGTGCGGCACCATGCGGCCGGCGCCGTGGCGCTGCTCGCGCAGAAAGTCGACTGCTCGGTCGTCAACGCCGGCGACGGCGCGCACGAGCACCCGACGCAGGCGCTGCTCGACGCCCTCACCATCAAGCGGGCCAAGGGCCGGATCGAGGGCCTGAAAGTCGCGATCTGCGGCGACGTGCTCCACAGCCGGGTCGCCCGCTCGAATATCATCCTGCTGAACGCGCTCGGCGCGCAGGTCCGCGTGGTCGCGCCGTCGACGCTGCTGCCGGCCGGCGTCGACCGACTCGGCGTCACGCCGTACCGCTCCATGCGCGAGGGGCTCGAAGGAGTCGACGTCGTGATGATGCTCAGGCTGCAGCTCGAGCGCATGAACGGCTCCTATGTGCCGTCGGTGAAGGAATATTTCGCCCGTTTCGGGCTCGACGCGGCGAAGCTCGCGTATGCGAAGCCCGACGCCGTCGTGCTGCATCCCGGCCCCATGAACCGCGGCGTCGAGATCGCGTCCGAGGTGGCGGACGGTCCCCGCTCGCTGATCCGCGATCAGGTCGAGATGGGCGTCGCCGTGCGCATGGCGGTCCTCGAAGCGCTCGCCGGACATCTTCCCAATGCGTGA